One genomic region from Clarias gariepinus isolate MV-2021 ecotype Netherlands chromosome 20, CGAR_prim_01v2, whole genome shotgun sequence encodes:
- the heatr5b gene encoding HEAT repeat-containing protein 5B isoform X2 — MELAHSLLLNEDALAQITEAKRPVFIFEWLRFLNKVLVAANRVDVKEKQKKLVEQLTGLISSNPGPPTRKLLATNLATLYSIGDTFTVFQTLDKCNDIIKNKDDTPAYLPTKLAAVACVGAFYERMGRMLGSSFPETINNLLKALKNAESQGRGEILLSLQKVLSGLGAAAASCHRDIYKNARSLLTDRSMAVRCAVAKCLLELQNEAVFMWTAELENVATLCFKALEGSNYGVRVAVSKLLGTVMATALMPKQAAVMRQNVKRATLDEVLELMSTGFLRGGSGFLKSGGEMLKGGASVSREVRVGVTEAYVVFVTVLGGQWLERNFATFLSHLLELVAHPRATQSHVEAVYSRRCVSFALRATLGALLGEKAQIAAAKDICQAISKQMRAVEAVVSDSSGENKGTAADVSASQHIMVCALKELGSLVQSLSATAAPLIQEPSIGLLETVMSVLLHPSMAARLAAAWCLRCVAVALPNQLTPLLDRCAERITALKSSPEAVSGYSFAIAALLGAVHQCPLGIPHSKDKMVVSIAEDLLRSAAQNSRLSLHRTQAGWLLLGALMTLGSSLVRYHLPKMLLLWRNVFPRSQKELEAEKARGDSFTWQVTLEGRAGALCAMRSFVAHCPELLTEDVIRRLMTPIECAMTMMAHVPAVIKVHGAHLKASAAMVRLRLYDILALLPPKTYEGSFSALLRELVAEFTLTDNSSNTTTSLLRSLCHYDDSVLMGSWLQETDHKSIEDQLQPNSASGSGALEHDPSSIYLRVPVGEAVPGPLPLGVSVIDASVALFGVVFPHVSFKHRLQMLDHFAECIKQAKGVRQQAVQLNIFTAVLSALKGLAENKSTLGPEEVRKSALALVMGALDNPNPILRCAAGEALGRMAQVVGEATFIASMAQHSFDKLKSARDVVSRTGHSLALGCLHRYVGGIGSGQHLKTSVSILLALAQDATSHEVQTWALHSLALIVDSSGPMYRGYVEPTLSLVLTLLLTVPPSHTEVHQCLGRCLGALITTVGPELQGNSVTISTIRSSCLVGCAIMQDHSDSLVQAAAISCLQQLHMFAPRHVNLSSLVPCLCVHLCSSHLLLRRAAVACLRQLVQREAAEVCEYAMSLARKAGDNKDSATINLNISETGLEGVLFGMLDRETDRKLCSDIHDTLGHMLSSLAVGKLSHWLKLCKDVLAATTEVGGAVAFEVEKEEEDSEKKDEMDDDIMFTGLGEDDKSKPSVAPRWVTRVFAADCLCRIIHLCENADKTHFDLAAARTAKAKNPKGDLLVLHLSDLIRMAFMAATDHSHQLRMAGLQALEDIIKKFASVPEPEFPGHVILEQYQANVGAALRPAFSPDTPSDITAKACQVCSAWIGSGVVSDLNDLRRVHNLLVSSLDKVQAGKGSSSQLYSESATTMEKLAVLKAWAEVYVVAMKLKKEAESRPPRPARSSEDDEDDEDVGDEGGVLPADSLITLVQPELPCLSRLWLAALRDYALLTLPPEFASQLPPEGGAFYTPETIDTARLHYRSSWAPILHAVALWLSATDFGAPDCSDEPQTATVPGVPGFPQGPPAPSKSHDELVKDRMHLLLGISIEFLCFPRPEEPIERVMSCLLALSTLLECPRARKHIAEDQLLAVELLNVLHRLLLTRDPPGVQLQVTAVVQETIRSAHKHLEKLRGSESAEEGGEGGDSGELQPGKSLVFAAMELLVFLLVRHLPQINTKASDSPSHVPTKPQQLSEHSSRLLAVTVGILAELPSLCSPAGSMTILPTVLFLICGVLRETAVKSADGSVSPPVSASLQAIKTIITSPLSRVEHIQQQWSSLVRSSLASVLEYSQPDESRPSVDEVSMLTAVTLFLVSAGSELLGVTSLQNGCMERFRNALNSSDPLVQARGYQLLLSVFQHSARTLSTPYIHALAPVLVEKLKAAECSRPSTPAELHALQEGVRVLEGLVGLGEEQNRVQLLALLVPTLISYLLDENAFSSAPPTSKALHEFALQNLMRIGPLYPAAFKTVMGAATELKPRLEAAIRANQASNKAKSAARQATPAVQATPTIKLKTSFF; from the exons ATGGAGCTGGCACACAGTCTGCTGCTTAATGAAGACGCCTTGGCCCAAATCACCGAGGCTAAGAGACCCGTCTTTATATTCGAGTGGCTCCGCTTCCTCAACAAGGTCCTCGTAGCTGCTAACAGG GTCGATGTGaaggagaagcagaagaagcTGGTGGAGCAGCTCACGGGTTTGATCAGCAGCAACCCCGGACCGCCGACGCGCAAGCTGCTGGCTACCAACCTGGCCACACTGTACAGCATCGGCGACACCTTCACCGTCTTCCAGACCCTGGACAAGTGCAATGACATCATCAAGAACAAAGACGACACGCCGGCATACCTGCCCACCAAACT GGCTGCGGTGGCGTGTGTCGGAGCGTTTTACGAGAGGATGGGCCGCATGCTCGGCAGCTCTTTCCCAGAAACCATCAACAACCTCCTGAAAGCCCTGAAGAACGCTGAG tCTCAGGGTCGAGGCGAGATCCTCCTGAGCCTGCAGAAGGTGCTGAGCGGTCTGGGGGCCGCAGCCGCCTCGTGCCACAGAGACATCTATAAGAACGCCCGCTCTCTCCTCACAGACCGGTCGATGGCGGTGCGCTGCGCCGTGGCCAAG tgtTTGTTGGAGCTGCAGAACGAGGCGGTGTTCATGTGGACAGCGGAGTTGGAGAACGTGGCCACGCTGTGTTTCAAAGCTCTCGAGGGATCCAATTACGGCGTGCGCGTAGCCGTGTCCAAACTGCTGGGGACCGTCATGGCGACGGCGCTGATGCCCAAACAGGCTGcag tgatgAGACAGAACGTGAAGCGCGCGACACTGGACGAGGTCCTGGAGCTGATGTCCACGGGCTTCCTGCGCGGCGGCTCGGGCTTCCTGAAGAGCGGCGGAGAGATGCTGAAAGGAGGAGCGTCGGTCAGCAGGGAGGTGCGCGTAGGAGTCACTGAG GCGTACGTCGTGTTCGTGACTGTGCTGGGCGGTCAGTGGCTGGAGCGTAACTTTGCCACCTTCCTGAGCCACCTGCTGGAGCTGGTCGCTCACCCGCGCGCCACACAGAGCCACGTAGAGGCGGTGTACTCGCGCCGCTGCGTCTCGTTCGCCCTCCGCGCCACGCTCGGCGCCCTGCTCGGGGAGAAGGCCCAGATCGCCGCCGCCAAGGACATCTGTCAGGCCATCAGCAAGCAGATGAGGGCAGTGG AGGCGGTGGTGAGCGACAGCAGCGGGGAGAACAAGGGCACGGCGGCCGACGTCTCCGCCAGCCAGCACATCATGGTGTGCGCCCTTAAAGAGCTGGGCAGCCTGGTGCAGAGTCTCAGCGCCACGGCCGCGCCCCTCATCCAGGAGCCGTCTATCG GCCTGTTGGAGACGGTGATGTCGGTGCTCCTTCACCCCAGCATGGCGGCTCGTCTGGCGGCCGCCTGGTGTCTGCGCTGCGTCGCCGTGGCGCTGCCCAATCAGCTGACCCCGCTGCTGGACCGCTGCGCCGAGCGCATCACAGCCCTGAAGAGCTCCCCCGAAGCCGTGAGCGGGTATAGCTTCGCCATCGCCGCCCTGCTGGGCGCGGTGCACCAGTGTCCGCTCGGGATCCCTCACTCCAAGGACAAG ATGGTGGTGAGTATAGCGGAGGACCTGCTGCGCTCCGCCGCCCAGAACAGTCGTCTGTCCCTGCACCGCACGCAGGCCGGCTGGCTCCTCCTGGGAGCGCTCATGACTTTAG GCTCGTCTCTGGTGCGCTACCACCTGCCCAAGATGCTGCTGCTGTGGAGGAACGTGTTCCCTCGCTCTCAGAAGGAGCTGGAGGCTGAGAAGGCCAGAGGAGACTCCTTCACCTGGCAGGTCACGCTGGAGGGCCGAGCCGGAGCGCTCTGTG CCATGCGGAGTTTCGTGGCTCACTGTCCCGAGCTTCTCACCGAGGACGTCATCCGCCGGCTCATGACTCCCATCGAGTGCGCCATGACCATGATGGCTCA TGTCCCTGCAGTTATAAAGGTCCACGGTGCTCACCTAAAGGCCAGTGCAGCGATGGTTCGCCTCCGGCTCTACGACATCCTCGCCCTGCTTCCCCCCAAAACATACGAAG GCAGTTTCAGCGCTCTCCTGAGGGAGCTGGTCGCCGAGTTCACCCTGACGGACAACTCCTCCAACACGACCACGTCCCTGCTGCGGTCTCTCTGTCACTACGACGACAGCGTCCTCATGGGCTCCTGGCTGCAGGAGACGGATCACAAGTCCATCGAAGACCAG tTGCAGCCTAACAGTGCCTCGGGCAGCGGCGCCCTGGAGCACGACCCGTCCTCGATCTATCTGCGCGTCCCCGTGGGCGAGGCCGTGCCCGGGCCGCTCCCGCTCGGAGTGTCCGTCATCGACGCGTCAGTGGCTCTCTTCGGCGTCGTCTTCCCTCACGTCTCCTTCAAACACAG GCTCCAGATGCTGGATCACTTTGCCGAGTGCATCAAACAGGCCAAAGGAGTGCGACAGCAGGCTGTGCAGCTCAACATCTTCACCGCCGTGCTCAGTGCACTAAAG ggtctGGCTGAGAATAAGAGTACTCTGGGCCCCGAGGAGGTGCGTAAGTCAGCCCTGGCCCTGGTGATGGGAGCCCTGGATAATCCGAACCCCATCCTGCGGTGCGCTGCGGGTGAAGCTCTGGGCCGCATGGCGCAGGTCGTCGGAGAGGCCACGTTTATCGCCAGCATGGCGCAGCACAGCTTCGACAA GCTGAAGTCTGCTCGAGACGTCGTCTCCAGAACGGGTCACTCTCTGGCTCTGGGTTGCCTGCACCGCTACGTCGGTGGCATCGGTTCGGGTCAGCACTTGAAAACCAGCGTCAGTATCCTGCTCGCCCTTGCTCAGGACGCCACCTCTCACGAGGTCCAG acATGGGCTCTACACTCTCTGGCTCTGATCGTGGACTCGAGCGGCCCGATGTACCGGGGTTACGTGGAGCCGACTCTGTCCCTGGTGCTGACTCTGCTCCTCACCGTTCCTCCCTCACACACAGAGGTGCACCAGTGTCTGGGCCGCTGCCTCGGGGCCCTCATCACCACCGTCGGCCCTGAGCTCCAGG GCAACAGTGTGACGATCTCGACCATCCGCTCGTCGTGTCTGGTGGGCTGCGCCATCATGCAGGATCACTCCGACTCGCTGGTGCAGGCCGCCGCCATCTCCTGCCTCCAGCAGCTGCACATGTTCGCACCGCGCCACGTCAACCTGTCCAGCCTGGTGCCCTGCCTCTGT gtgcacCTATGCAGCTCCCACCTGCTGTTGCGGCGTGCGGCCGTGGCGTGTTTGAGGCAGTTGGTCCAGAGAGAGGCGGCCGAGGTGTGCGAGTACGCCATGAGCCTTGCCAGGAAGGCTGGAGACAACAAGGACAGCGCCACCATCA ACCTGAACATCAGCGAGACGGGGCTGGAAGGCGTCCTGTTCGGGATGCTGGACCGCGAGACGGACAGGAAGTTGTGCTCAGACATCCACGACACGCTGGGACACATGCTGTCCTCCCTGGCCGTGGGCAAACTCTCACACTGGCTCAAACTCTGCAAAGACGTCCTCGCTGCCACCACAG AGGTGGGAGGCGCCGTGGCGTTCGAGGTGGAGAAAGAGGAGGAAGACTCGGAGAAGAAGGACGAAATGGACGATGACATCATGTTCACGGGGCTGGGCGAGGACGACAAGTCGAAACCGTCCGTCGCCCCGCGCTGGGTGACCCGCGTGTTCGCCGCCGACTGTCTCTGCCGTATCATCCACCTGTGCGAGAATGCGGACAAAACGCACTTCGACCTGGCTGCAGCTCGGACGGCCAAAGCCAAAAACCCTAAAG GTGATCTGCTGGTGCTGCATCTGTCTGATCTGATCCGGATGGCCTTCATGGCTGCCACAGATCACAGTCACCAGCTGCGCATGGCGGGCCTGCAGGCCCTCGAGGACATCATCAAGAAGTTTGCCTCTGTGCCCGAGCCGGAGTTTCCTGGTCATGTGATCTTAGAGCAGTACCAGGCCAAC GTTGGTGCAGCTCTGCGACCCGCCTTCTCGCCTGACACGCCCTCTGACATCACAGCCAAAGCCTGCCAG GTCTGCAGTGCCTGGATCGGCAGCGGCGTGGTGAGCGACCTAAATGACCTGCGCCGCGTCCACAACCTGCTGGTGTCTTCTCTGGACAAAGTGCAGGCGGGTAAAGGCTCGTCCAGCCAGCTGTATAGCGAGAGCGCCACCACCATGGAGAAACTGGCTGTGCTCAAAGCCTGGGCTGAG gtCTACGTGGTGGCTATGAAGCTGAAGAAGGAGGCAGAGTCGAGGCCGCCACGCCCGGCGCGCAGTAGCGAAGATGACGAGGACGACGAGGACGTAGGAGACGAAGGCGGCGTGCTCCCTGCGGACAGTCTGATCACGCTGGTGCAGCCCGAGCTGCCGTGTCTGAGTCGCCTGTGGCTCGCCGCTCTGAGGGACTACGCCCTGCTCACGCTGCCACCCGAGTTCGCCAGCCAACTGCCTCCTGAAG gcggCGCGTTCTACACTCCCGAGACCATCGACACGGCGCGTCTGCACTACCGCAGCTCGTGGGCTCCCATCCTGCACGCCGTCGCCCTCTGGCTCAGCGCCACCGACTTCGGGGCCCCCGACTGTTCCGACGAGCCTCAGACCGCCACCGTCCCTGGAGTTCCCGGGTTCCCTCAGGGTCCCCCAGCCCCAAGCAAGAGCCACGACGAGCTGGTCAAAGACAGGATGCACCTGCTCCTGG GTATCAGTATCGAGTTCCTGTGCTTCCCGAGGCCCGAGGAACCCATAGAGCGGGTGATGTCATGTCTGCTGGCCCTCAGCACGCTGCTCGAGTGTCCTCGGGCTCGTAAACACATCGCGGAGGATCAG ttgCTGGCCGTGGAGCTGCTGAACGTCCTGCACAGGTTGTTATTAACGCGCGACCCTCCCGGTGTGCAGCTGCAGGTGACGGCTGTGGTGCAGGAGACCATCCGCTCGGCTCACAAACATCTCGAGAAGCTCAGGGGCTCTGAGA GCGCTGAGGAAGGCGGAGAGGGCGGAGACTCCGGGGAGCTGCAGCCTGGGAAGTCTCTGGTGTTCGCCGCCATGGAGCTGCTGGTGTTCCTCCTGGTTCGTCACCTCCCTCAGATCAACACCAAGGCCTCAGACTCCCCGAGTCACGTTCCCACCAAACCCCAGCAGCTCTCTGAGCACAGCAGCCGCCTGCTCGCCGTCACTGTGGGCATCCTGGCGGAACTGCCCTCTCTGTGTTCTcctgcag GGAGCATGACCATCCTGCCGACGGTGCTGTTCCTGATCTGCGGGGTCCTGAGAGAGACGGCGGTGAAGTCGGCAGACGGCTCGGTGTCCCCGCCTGTCTCCGCGTCCCTGCAGGCCATCAAGACCATCATCACGTCTCCGCTGAGCCGCGTGGAGCACATCCAGCAGCAGTGGAGCAGCCTGGTGAGGAGCAGCCTGGCATCGGTGCTGGAGTACTCACAGCCTG ATGAGTCCCGGCCCAGTGTGGACGAGGTGAGCATGCTGACGGCCGTCACCCTCTTCCTCGTGTCTGCCGGCTCGGAGCTGCTCGGTGTCACCAGCTTACAGAACGGCTGCATGGAGCGTTTCAGGAACGCCCTCAACTCCAGCGACCCTCTG gtgcagGCGCGGGGTTACCAGCTGCTGCTGTCGGTGTTCCAGCACTCAGCGCGCACCCTCTCCACGCCCTACATCCACGCCCTCGCCCCCGTGCTGGTGGAGAAGCTGAAGGCGGCGGAGTGCTCGCGACCCTCCACCCCGGCCGAGCTGCACGCCCTGCAGGAGGGGGTCCGGGTCCTCGAGGGCCTGGTCGGGCTCGGCGAGGAGCAGAACC GAGTTCAGCTGCTGGCTCTTCTCGTCCCCACGCTCATCTCCTACCTGCTGGACGAGAACGCCTTCTCCTCGGCTCCGCCCACCTCCAAGGCCCTTCACGAGTTCGCCCTGCAGAACCTGATGCGCATCGGGCCGCTCTACCCCGCCGCCTTCAAGACCGTCATGGGGGCAGCGACCGAGCTCAAGCCCCGCCTCGAGGCGGCCATCAGAGCCAATCAGGCCAGCAACAAAGCTAAGTCAGCGGCCAGACAGGCCACGCCCGCTgtacaggccacgcccaccatCAAACTCAAGACCAGCTTCTTCTAG